GCCCcattttcaatgcatttttgtcCTATTGTGATAAAACCCAGATGTGTTTACccaaataaatgtgtttctgttagCAGGTTAAAAAATCTGTCTTAATTTGTTCAATGCAAATCAGAGTTAACACTACAGCCCAGCGAGTGGTGGTAATGCACCTGAAGCTCTTTGAtaactgccaaaaacatcagaagtgGAATGATTTATCCACTTCATTAGTtcagtttaaacaaaaagaaatataacTAGGTACCTAACACTTATTCATAAACTAGCACAAAAATACTGGTGAATCATATGAATGGACTATCAGAGAGACAAACATTTTGCTCGCCCTCTTGTTTTCTAAGAGGTTTTCCAGGTAAATAGGGCATAAAAACTGAATGCTGCTTCTCAGTGTTTAGTATTGACTCGGAGGACACTAAGCTGACCTTTATCAGACGATCTGAGAGGTCGGGATAGTTCATAACAAAGCAGCAGATCAGAAATATTGTTTGGCCCCTAACCACTGAATGGTTTAGGGCATTGATTTGTATAGAGCCGTAGCACATACAGATCAATTCACTTTCACCTACACAGATCATTCGGTGGTTGAACTGATTAGTAATCAGTCACTCTGCTGTAGCTTTTTCCCTCTGGTGCTTTATAggtgacaaaaatattaatgttcATTGGAATTCAGTGTCACTTCAGTTTCCATTATCACATATAAAAACCCTGTAAGTGGCTCTTTCTCAACCAGAGTTTCAGTGGAATACTGGTTTCACGTTTCATGGTATGAAAATCCATGTTATCATATAATGTTCATGGGGCTGCGCCCGACTCATAGTTATGCTAGTTTGGCagtttaatataaatattcCACGTTTCGTAGTTTTAACGTTTGAACGGCCTCAGTGGTAGGTTCAGTGAGTGCTGTAAATTCAGCACATTTAAGCAGAAggtctcttctctcctctgtgctgctgactGCATCTACGTGTatcaaagagtagcatgaaagtccagagcactcactccataggaaagtctggggaccaaaatgtctccAGAGGCACACTGCAAAGCACACTGACTCgactcagtcgactgagggggTCCAGCTGATAATTGAGATCTTCGACTTTCAAAGGGCTACATGTTCATTTGTTCAAATAtggtatttaaataaaaatgcaactggacagaGAATCTCACCTGCACATCTCCTTTCCTCCTCAACTACAAGTCAGAGTTTTTACATAAACTATTTTTAGAAAGTTGTTTTAAGTTTGAATTATaatgaaacatttgttcaaccagaaaaaaaccaaaacaaacctcctgtttttatccctttaaaggtcactgtgactagAGGTGTCCCGCTCTGACTGGAAGGACTGGTACTGGACCCAATAGGCGCATTTTCATAACTGTTAGGGATCGATTATTTTGAGCACGCCCCCTGCCTGATCCTTTGTTTATATCCGCCATCATACAGGGGTTGCAAACAGAGCGTGATTTGTggcaggttttattgtaatgctgctactAGATCGAATTTCTACAGactcaatatcaaatgactcAGATGTGGATTGGAGGCAAAAAAAGTTCAGGACATCCATAATTTTAACCGTTAATAAGAAGAATAGTGTAATACTGTATATCGTGAAACTGGGATATTTTGTGATCATACTACTACtcttactactactactactactactactactactactactactactaaatgAATCTCGGTTATCTAAAAACTGCATAATTCATACAAGTTATCAGTACCACCTAATATTTTTGCCCTTGGTTTAAATGAAACGAGTATCTGTTATCCTGCTTTCTGTTGCCTTCTACTCAGTGTTGGAAAGACCTCCCTAATGAACCAGTATGTGAACAAGAAGTTTAGTAACCAGTACAAAGCTACAATAGGAGCAGACTTCCTGACCAAGGAGGTGATGGTGGACGACCGGCTCGTTACAATGCAGGTAGAGTACGAGGTTACGTCTTGGAGGAAAGAAGCAGTTGTATTTGTACATTCCTTTTACTAGACACATTACTGTTTTGCATAAACTCCACTTCTGCAAATATTTGTAGCTCTTCTGGTTTGTCCTATTGTCTGTTTATTGAACTTCTTGCCTCCGTTTGGCTGTGCAGATCTGGGACACAGCTGGCCAGGAGAGGTTCCAGTCTTTGGGCGTTGCGTTCTACCGTGGAGCAGACTGCTGTGTGCTGGTGTTTGATGTGACTGCACCTAACACCTTCAAGACACTCGACAGTTGGAGGGATGAGTTCCTGATCCAGGCCAGCCCTCGAGATCCCGAGAACTTCCCCTTTGTGGTGCTAGGCAACAAGATTGACTTGGAGAACAGACAGGTTGGTTTCAGTGGATCATGTCTCCAACATGacctcatttttaaattatcaccCATCCTGAATTCAAAAGTCAGATTCCTCAAACACTTAACTACATTAATGGGTTTTTGTCTGTGAGTGCTGTTGAAATGCATCTGagcacacagcacacagcacTAGTGTGGCTACTGCAGTGTGCTGAGCCCTCACAGGGCATCGAGCCCTCAGAGACTTTTATTGACATCACTGGCTCAAACTGCTGTATCAGGAAAGACAGATGACTTTACGTGGGCATAATAATTCCTATTGGTAAAGTTCAAGGCTGATCTAATCTTGAAGGTAGTAAACATCAGTGTTTGTTACACACTCTCAGTATGGCTCaataatatatatcatatttttagTATTTGATTAGATCAAATGCAAACAAATCAACATTGTACCTTCCAGGGTTCAACAATAAGGATTGCCTGATTgcctggtgcaaaaaaattGCCACCTTGGGATGGTACATCTAGTTTTTCCAGAACTAATGATGGAAGTAGCTCAGGAGTGGGCCATCTTGCTTCCTTTACATCTCTGCCTAGAGTTGCACATGCGCATGACTGATTGGGCATATTCGAGAAAATGGTGGTGGGTAAAGACAGAGTATATGAGCTGAAGTGTAGGCGAGCATTTCCTGTGAATAGCAGTTAATACAGGGGATGTAAGAGGATGTGGGCAAAACTCCCAACTATGTATTGTGTGGGGTGCAAGTTTGCTAGTTTGAAAGTGAGGCGCATAAAACGGTGTCCTTTTTCGAAGGCacatcaagctttaaaaaaaaaacaaacaacaacccaaaaacaaaatgttgctgGAGTACCATAAGAAGAGCCGACAGAATCTTATTTGCATGACAGCGTTAATATTTGTTAtgatttgtgaagaaaaaaaagcaccctGACTTCATAGGTCAAAGAACTTGGCACAGTTCTTGCTGCAAGGtagattttgtatttattcttccCAGCTTTTCTGGACCTCcgtcatttcagtttttactatCTAAAGTGTTCAAATGttcatgcaaaaaatgttggtatGATATGCATCTTCACCACTCGGCCACTATACACCGCTGTTTATGACAGTCTTTAGAGTCCATAACGCTGGACAATGAAACGTTATATAGTACCTGTTGTATTGTACTTCCATTTTTCTCCACTATGTTGACCTTATTTTTTAATGGTGTATGATGATCTTAAAACTGTTTACTCAAAAAAAGaatgatgtgaaaaaatattaatttgaacatttctgactaattttaaaatgagttttccttcaaaataaaccaTGAACCCATCATTTCAAATTCCAACTTGCTATATTGATGAATCTCTTCCTCTAAATGCACACAGGTAACCACCAAAAGGGCTCAGGTGTGGTGTCAGAGTAAGAACAACATCCCCTACTTTGAGACCAGCGCCAAAGAAGCCATTAATGTAGAACAGGCATTCCAGACAATTGCACGTAACGCCCTCAAACAAGTGAGTACAACTGctagaaatgaaaaatgaaagggTGGATATGTGTGCTTTTTAATACCTGCACCCCTCAATGCAGTGTCTGTACAACTATGACACTGAATAATTCAAAACCCAGTCTATATTAATTTGTCAGTTTGATTTCTCCTGTGTTgaataatttctctcttttgctgCCTTTCAGGAGACAGAGGTGGAGTTGTATAATGAATTCCCAGAGCCCATTAAACTGGATAGGAATGACAGAGCTAAGCCTTCAGCAGAAAGCTGCAGCTGCTAAGGGACAACTTGGACCATCTTCTCTCTTGGCTTTCTGAAACACCCTGTCACCAGTTACATCACCTGCACCTTGCTCCCAGGGAAAAGACTTCCCTACTGGTCTTCCTCCTTCGCGCCACTGTTCATTCCATCGACACGACCCCTCACGCAGTACGCTGCACACGGATGTACCCCACCACTCACTTAGAACACAAATTAATACACGAGCGTACACTCGCTTACAAATCCAGTGCCCAAAGATCACATGAGAGAAGAATGACACCCTTTCTGACCTCACAGTCCCCGACTCGATAGTGAGTGATCTCCTGACCCGCCCACCCACTCTTCTGACTGTGGCCCCTGACTCTCACAccggggggtggggtggggggggcgtGCCATGTTCAAAGAGTGCAATTGGGAACTCTCGATGGACTGGCTGAAGCTCTGTAATGTGAGATGATGTTGGCTAATGTCAGCATCCCAaatatctttttctctctttctgttttctctttgctttCTATCGCCCAGCTGTCAAATTAATCGAGTtgaactttatatatatatgcacacatatgcatatgtatgtatatatatatattattattattatttttttaattggctaATGTTATTTCTTAAGCCGATGTGAAACACATGCTTGctttttgcactttctttttatgtttttgcctttaaatatTATAGAGGGATGACTGATTTTGGGCAATGTCTGCTACCACACACCTTTTGGTAAGCTTCAAATAATACCTCCTCACTTGTTTTCCCTGTCAAATTTAACCCCTGAGAATCTGTTGAGCACCTTGGTGATTGTACTGCCTTTTCCTTTCAAGGTCGTGTGTTAGTGGGTTTATCACAGCCTCACTCTGCAGAAGAAATGTTCCTTAGTAGACATCAAGTAAAAGCTGATAACGCAGTCACGGTGTAAAATATGGATTAATTCCTTGATATATTAATATTTGCCTTTTATGTAACATTACTTGTACTGCTACTATTACTGCTGTATGTGTTATGTCCTTCATCAGACATCTTTCAGCGCTTATGGAATTACAATACGTGTCACCAACACAGCATACACTTGTCTTCTGTCATGTCTTTGTTATTGCTGTTCTCTCTATCTGCTTGTAGCTCAGGTTGGCTAAgtacttaatatttttaatggatTGTGCATTACGGTGTATAGATGATAAAGGTAAATGGTTTATGGATTGAACTGAAATGGATTTCCTCTCTTtccatttaaagaaaagatcCAACTTTTTGCCCTGGTATTACTCCTTCTccttatagaaaaaaaaatcactgcgaTGCCAATGATGTTGTCAAAGAAAATTGGGACATCAAATAATAAAACTCTTGATTATATCAATGTTTTAGCATTATGTGTCTCAATTTCTGTTTGactgttaagtttatttattacaatttattaatttaaccaATTTAATAGTGGatgctaaaattatttttcatctgtttttttcagggatCCCCAAAGTTCTTCTGCTGGAGGGCCAAAAACCTTGTGCCCCTTtctctgcttctcctttttttgcttttcacacTTAAACCAAACTGACCTCCTTTGCAAAGTGTCACTCTGTCCACTATGCtgagattttgcaaaaaaaaaccaaaacccaaTATTACCTCCAACTAACACCTTTTTTTATCAGTCAAAAGTAATTGGGGAAGCAGCTTATTAAAATGATCCATGTTGAATTGAAGTCAAATAAAGGTCAGCATGATAGCATCAGCAAACTGTTTATCTTCCCTATATAACTTCTATTCATTCaatgttgtttcatttttttcccccttgttcTCCCACATCCCACCTACAGTGCCCCCGCCCCCCTTTTTTTGTCCCCTCATTCCATTTTCCAATGTCATTATCACTCAGTGGTTTACTGAGTTGTAAATTGAAATTTCACTTACAGCCACAGCATAGATCCACCTAACTTCTAGATCAAAAGTGGTCCAATCAGTCAGAATATTCACAAATTTATGGGTTTGCATGGCCTTAAGGAACCGGtacagtttctgttttcattagAAGGACTGTCCACGCAGTGTCGTTCGTCACTGTAATGGTTAAGAGTTCCAAAtcccttttgtttgttttagtttttgcgCCTAATCACATTAAAGATATTAAGTCTCTAAAATATCAGACATCCTTAAAAAAGCACACGTAgaatattatgtgtgtgtgtgtgagaacattTTATAATCCCATAGATTTCCTAAAAAGACCCCTGTGTCCTAAATGGTGTGGCTACAGCCCTGCTCAGAGCCACATGTACCTTCCTGTATGCTCCAAGAATCAAACAGAAATTGCATTTGTGGGTCATTAAGCATTGATAAAGGTCATTCTGGAAAGTACAAAATTAAACGATTTATTTGATCTATTCAGCCTGACTATGGGTAAGACTATTGCAGAAACTCAaagtgaaatatgaaataacccgttgaacaaatatttgattaaagAAGCAGGTAGACTGGTGTAGcatatttttattcatcaaGCTTTTTTTTGATGCCTTTTCTTATGTTATTactgaaaaacacaactgacagacttttatattttagattaaTAATATTTACTGCAAACTGATAATTTCGTCATCTCGGCGTTTTATTTTGGATCCTGCTAACTGTGCTTTAAACTAAAGCAGGTCGGAAGCAAACTTGACTTCCGGTATGTTCACGGAAATGCGAAAGTAGGCTGTATGAAATTGTAACTACTTCCGCCTTCAGGGGTCTGACATTCAGAGAAATGGTAAGAGAAATTGAACATATGTACTGATTAACCGCAGTTTTACTATTACATATATATGACCTTGTCGATATTGAGTCGTCACGGTTTCATGACATCTATACAGAAAGACGCTGCTCGTGTTCCCTAGTCTAGCTGAGCAGGTAGTTAGCTGACAGGCTAATGTTAGCCGGTGTGTGTAGTCTGTGGTCCTAgctaaaagagaaaacagagctAGTAGAATCCTACTTCGTGCATACAGATGGAGATAGAATGTTACCGATGGTGGAAGTTCCAGAGAACACTTTGTTGCTAAGTAACGTAGAACGCGAAGTGAAGTTACAATGATACCCACAGATTCTTACAGTttggaacatttattttcactcagatatttgtagatacttaatgagacactcaaCGTCGACATAATATGTGCATTCGTAATATTTCAAGCCCCCTTTTACAgaggctttaaaataaaatcagtttgtgaAATGAacagatgtttcattttaaagccaacatCTGCCGATACCGATGATGTGCCGAGATTATTGTGCATacccagtgtttgtgtttgcttaGCTAGAGTAAGGTCAGATATGAGGGTGGTCTTAGAAACATTATCTGTGGAGtatagttttattattataccGGATGTCAGTATATATAATAAGTGgttaaacatttcatttgagTCACTGTTTGCTGATAATAGCGTCTGTTGATTTACCAGTCCAGCTTTGTTCTGGAAAATATCCCTGAGCAGTATGTCTTTCTTAAGCACATAAGTTTTGTTAGTGTCAGTGCAGAGACTTTAAATCAAACGGTTTGGCTCTGAGGAAGTTATTAGTTAATTTGTGTTGCAGTTAGTTCAATATGTACCCAATGAGATATAACTAAGTGCTATAGTGCCCAGAATGAAACGCCACACGTGATAATTATTAGTGTCAGTAACACTTTGACATTATCTTTTTGTGTAAGTCTAGGTTTTAAGGTTAACATGTacacattttaatatgtttttacttAGTTTGCACTCTTCCGGGTGGATGAATGAGTCTTGTGCAGAGCATTATTTTTGCTGGAACTATATTTCGTTAGAAAATAGATAAATGCATTATACACCAcaaacttctttttctttctttaatggAAATAGCAGTTTTCCTGGCATTGAAGAGTTGAGTTGAATTGCTGGTTGTGTCATGTGAAGACCCCACAGAAACAACCAAAAGCCCGATCTAGATTGAGACTTATGCGTTCTGTTACCTCATACTGTACACGGTTATCAGGTGAAGTGAAACTAGGGAGGAGTGTTTAATTGAACTATTCACATATCAGTTTCAGTTGCACCTGCCTTTAGATTCAGATATTCTTCTTTAGGAATGAATCTCATATACTCTCTTTTGCTTTCTTCCTTCAGACGGCAACATTGCGCCCATACCTCAATGCCGTGCGTGCTACCCTGCAGGCCGCCCTCTGCCTGGAGAATTTCTCCTCCCAGGTGGTTGAGAGACACAACAAACCAGAGGTAGAAGTACGGTAAGTCTGACACCTGGGAGGGATTTAAAACCGAGCAGTGCATTTAATCTGAGTGTGACCTGCCTGCAGACATTGTGTGTAATTCTCCCACTTATAGGAGCAGTAAAGAGTTGCTCCTCCAGCCTGTGATCGTCAGCCGTAACGATAAGGAGAAAGTTCTGATTGAGGGCTCCATCAACTCTGTCAGAGTCAGCATTGCTGTGAAGCAGGTAAGTCGGTCAACCTGCTGTTGTGGTGCATATGATCATGTGTTTATACCCTGATGCAAAACAGATGGTTGCTTAGCAATTAGTGATGTATGTGGTTGATGTAACAATCAGAACTACATCTGTATTCTCGACTATTCCTTCAAAATAGGCAGATGAGATTGAGAAGATTCTGTGCCATAAATTCATGCGTTTCATGATGATGAGAGCGGAGAACTTTTTCATCCTGAGGAGGAAACCAGTAGAGGTGAGTGGGAGTTCCTATTCCTATTCCTTCTTGTGCGGCCTTCAGGTACCTTTTTACACGCTGTTAAACcttttgaaccttgagcaaatcgATTTTTACTTAACAGTTATGGAAAATTGCTCAAAATAGCACAGTAAGCAATGAGTTGTCCTGTACAAGGTAATGTGGAACAAAAATCAGCTATTTTGCGATGTGATGTGATTAAACATTACAAAGTTGTCTAGTTAATGTAGTTGGGAACAAGGTAAAGTTATCAGGAGACATGTTTTATACTGCTCAGAATCACCTTTAATTGTTAGATCTCTTGAATGCACCATGACTGAGTGgtaaatgtcaaataaaatttgccactttgtttttaagcCAGTAATGTTCTCCACAAATATCCAGAAAACATGCTGGAAAATTATTAGTTTCAAGTATTGGGAACCTTTATTTTACAGTTGtgtcagttgtttgtgtttaaagcTTAAAACACTCTTTTGCCTTCCATCTTTATTTCCCAGGGctatgacatcagttttctcatcACCAACTTCCACACAGAGCAGATGTACAAACATAAACTGGTGGATTTTGTCATTCATTTCATGGAGGAAATTGACAAAGAGATCAGTGAAATGAAGCTGTCTGTCAATGCCAGGGCTCGTATTGTCGCCGAAGAGTTCCTCAAAAATGTAAGTTGcagtttttctgcattattcatCACACAAGTGGTTTTTGCATTATATTGACATTTGGGTATCAATGACTTTTGTACAGTAGGATTTGTATTCTGTCAAGTATTATGCTGTTATTTTAGGACCTGTCTACACATATacagatattattaaaaatgatattcCCAAGTTCTAGAAAGGTTATGATATTGCTTTTAGATGCACTGTAACTTAGACATTGTTTTTGCTTTACTCCTACAGTTCTGAGAAAGAACGAGAAAACCCGGACATACATTCCTTTTGCAATCTTGGCCGTCACTGTGGAGCTTTCGCATCACAGAGCTCAGAGCGCACAAACTCTGATCAGCCAAGGGAAATCGAGAAACATAAGACGTACAGTAAAGATGTACTAGCCAGTGGGGTTTTGCCCTTTAACCTCAAAATTCCCTTTTGCTCAAAAGTGTTGACATTTGTATACAATGAATATTCACACCACATATTAATTTCTGCCTATATAACATTAGAAGTCAGGGCAGGTCCTTTAAAAAGGTATATGTATATCATGAGCACAGGGttatatggatttttttaagcgtatatatatatatatttttatctatctatctatatctatacaTAGATAGGTAGATATATCTATAGatatatattaatgtatgatatGCACATTTAATTTAGCTATGTTTTGTTATTACAGACCTTAAACCAAGAGGGCAATCAATTGGTGTACTTTTCTTGTATCAGTCCACAGAATAAAACCTATTGTACATGGaaataattaaagtaaatatacttgcttaaattgaaaataaataaaaagattattctttgtattttgacaattattattattattattttgctattCTATCGTGGTGTTATGaagcacaaacagcagcagtttgtaccCAAAACATTGACGGTTTATTGAGATTTTGACAACCAGAGACAAACAAGgcattttaaatgacagtttCTTCACAGTAATGTACAGTATCAAATGTATAATATTACAGAAATTGTACAGAGTTCTCCAGTACCATGAAATACATGTTCATATACATAGAAAACTTACACCAAACAAACATGCGTGTACAGTTTGCACAGTGCCTTTTCACTGAGGCATTCAtcgaaacaaaaacatcattggTCAGTCAAAGGCTGCCCTCTCTTATTGAAAGACTTATAACTTCAGATTTTTCATAGCATTTCACCATCCATCCCAAAAATCCTTTTTGGTTTCATATTATAGTAATAAAAAGGACAAGCCTGATCCCAAAATTTCTGATTACAGAACATAAGCTACATCTGTGCCagttgcatttacatttttattttcatccttTGTGGTCACTTCTGATATGTTTTAAGATCGATACTAATCTTTGTTTATTAAGAGTATATAACTTATATGGAAGCCCTGAGgcagaagacaaaaacaatctgGTGATTTATTATCGAAGTCtgatctaatttttttttctcttctgtgttTATGACttaaaaatttgtcaaaaaaggtTAGGATGATCTTTTTCAATTCACTGAAAATTatttagacagaaaacacttggAATTTCTTTTGTTACACCATATTACTAAATGGACTTTTCTTTCATATATGaaaacaggttttaaaaaattggatGTGCACCACTACCCCATGCTCTAATTAggacacaaaacattttttttctaggcGAGTTTGATCCTCATACGCTCTAAACACACAA
This DNA window, taken from Plectropomus leopardus isolate mb chromosome 2, YSFRI_Pleo_2.0, whole genome shotgun sequence, encodes the following:
- the arpc4 gene encoding actin-related protein 2/3 complex subunit 4, whose protein sequence is MTATLRPYLNAVRATLQAALCLENFSSQVVERHNKPEVEVRSSKELLLQPVIVSRNDKEKVLIEGSINSVRVSIAVKQADEIEKILCHKFMRFMMMRAENFFILRRKPVEGYDISFLITNFHTEQMYKHKLVDFVIHFMEEIDKEISEMKLSVNARARIVAEEFLKNF
- the LOC121955965 gene encoding ras-related protein rab7-like codes for the protein MTSRKKVLLKVIILGDSGVGKTSLMNQYVNKKFSNQYKATIGADFLTKEVMVDDRLVTMQIWDTAGQERFQSLGVAFYRGADCCVLVFDVTAPNTFKTLDSWRDEFLIQASPRDPENFPFVVLGNKIDLENRQVTTKRAQVWCQSKNNIPYFETSAKEAINVEQAFQTIARNALKQETEVELYNEFPEPIKLDRNDRAKPSAESCSC